Below is a genomic region from Rosa chinensis cultivar Old Blush chromosome 5, RchiOBHm-V2, whole genome shotgun sequence.
TTTTGCTCAGATAATTTGTCGAACATAATTTCTTACACAGTTAAACAAAAGAGGAAAACATGTACATATGGTCAGTAACTTAAAGggtatatatattgaaatgctGCAATAGATTTTAGtggaattttttctttcttgacatGCAATTTGGCTTGGTATGTTGTCGGACTATTAATTTCATTCATTTATTTATGAGGTTGGCACTTAATGTGATCAAGATTCACTAGTAATAGAAAATCACCCTATACTTTTATCATGAATTTGAGTACATGGCTAACCTCAATGACATGATAAATTGACAGCCCAAATGAATGGAATGGGGGAGCAACACCTACAACCACCAGGAACTGCTATGGAGAAACATCACCGATGACAGTGAGTGGGATAACTTATCCGGGGACGACATATCCAGACCAGATGAGAGTGATGGACATTGTGATCCGAGAAATGCGCAACCCTGCATTTCTGCTAGACATTACAAAGCTTTCAGAGCTCAGAAAAGATGGGCACCCTTCAATCTACAGCGGGGATTTGAGTCCTGCACAGAGAGCGAATCCTCAACGTTCAGCTGATTGTAGCCATTGGTGCCTTCCTGGATTGCCAGACACTTGGAACCAACTGTTTTACACTACCTTGCTCTTCTAAATGGATAGTCTTCTCTAACAAGTAATATAGGATTTAGTTATGATAACGATTTAGGAGGTGCTAATTTGCATCTTTATTTCTGTCGTGTAATCTGTAAAGTAATGCTTAATATATTGCTGGAGTAGTGAGGAAAAATAAGGAACCTTATTTTTCCTCATTATTTTTCCAATTATGGAACTTTTACTAAtcaaaaatcttcaattattGCTGCAATTTTTCATCTTTAAGCGATTTTTTGGCCATCTTACCCAAAATTCGCCAAATGGTAATGAAAATTACCaggaaaagataaaaaaaagtaaTGAACAATCTATGGCTGCTGGGATTCGATTATGGAACTTTTACTAAtcaaaaatcttcaattattGCTGCAATTTTTCATCTTTAAGCGATTTTTTGGCCATCTTACCCAAAATTCGCCAAATCAAAAAAAGTAGTGAACAATCTGTGGCTGCTGGGATTCGAGCCCAGGTCTCCACGGCCACAACGTGGAATTCTCACCACTAAACTACAGCCACTTTGTTGAGTGATGTACAGACCAGTTTTTAAGAATTAGTTTCGTAAATCCTTTGTGCTCTTTTAGCTTTAATTGACTAATTCTCTTCCTATATGGAATATGCGAATGTCATCTAGGTTTAAAGATGAAAATACAAGCACCGTATATTATAGTTATCGAGCACAAAACGTTCAACAAAGTGGCTGTAGTTTAGTGGTGAGAATTCCACGTTGTGGCCGTGGAGACCTGGGCTCGAATCCCAGCAGCCACACCttatttcttgtttttgtttctttcactGGTTTAGTTAGTCATGATCCGCTTGGTTCAATACCAGACTACCATTTTACACTGGTTTGGTTAGGCATAATCCTGGGCTTGGTTCAATACCAAACCCATTCCTGTTAATTTAGGAACATGGAATACTTGAAATTAACATAAGAGGAAAGGGACGCATCCTATCGCTTGTTCTTGCTGATTTTCCCGGTTGTTATATTAAGCATAATTATAGGAAAAAGAACAAAGTGGCACATCACTTGGCTGGTTGGTCGCTTCgttctaaatttttttctgCTTTCACTTCTCCACCTAGCTTTTTGGTGAATTTGTTGATTTCTGATTGTGCTTAATCCCGAATCAATCAAGTGTTTATGtttcccctcaaaaaaaaaaaaaaaaaaaattatagtaaaTACTACTGCAGAAGAAAACATCTCCAACTGAAGTGCATAAAGGAAGACATAGAAGAAGTGTATTCGCACGGTTAAATCTTAAAAACATCTCCAACATTTAGATAGATAAACACACACCGAAAACTCGGTTCAGCAAAATACAAGAAGATgataaaaaaaacacaacagCTTAATCCACCATAGAGGGGATGATAAAGTTTCAACAACTTTTACACGGTGCCTATAACTTTTATACATTTGGCATAATCATCATAAAGTCTTTTAATTCTGTGAACACAGACCCTCGAATCTGCAGGGCATACCCTCAAATTTGCAGATGTTTGGGTGTTCAGCAGGGCACACTAGCTCGCAATTGCAACTCCTTGGGCACTTGTTTTCATGTGAGGAACATTTTCAATGATTTCAGGCCCAAGTCCACTCGGAACAGCTGCTTGATTCTCATAAGCCGAGTTGTGGACTCCAAGGGCAGCCCTGCCAGATGGGTCAAGATTCTTAGACCACTCAGCATCCCACTCAATAGCCGTGGCTGTGCTGCAGGCCACACTTGGTCCTCCTGGGACAGTCTGCCTAGCCGAGTTCTGCCAAAATCGGATAATAAGCATAACAAGTTAGCTCCCTAACTAGTATGCTTGTCATAAACATAAATGATGATCATGAAAACTAGCAAACAATTACCTGTGGGAAGAACCTCTCGAAAATCATCCTATAGTAGTAGCCTTCCTTAGTAGTGGGAGTGTTGTGTGGGAAGATATGTGCAGCATTTTGCATCATCTTATCATTGACCTGAAAATATAGGTTTCAGGTTAATAAGTGGCCAAGTGGATCCAAGACCTTTTATAAATTCTTAATGAAAATGAAGAATTCCAACAAAGGGTCAAGAAGAATAGACAGATGCTTACATGTAGAGCAGCATGGGCTTTCAGGCCATCAATCCAACTGTAGCCAACACCGTCACTGAATTGTTCTTTCTGTCTGTAAAGAATGTGCTGCAgatatgaaaaaaaattgttagtttCAAGAGACAACATGATATGGAAGTTAGGAGTTATTTGCAATACTaatagctaaaatagaaaaaggtATACCTTTGGCAGATAAGGCTTCTCCTCATCATCAAATGCCTTCCTGAGGACCCATTTCTCAATCCTGCCTTCATCCTTTTTGATCTGAAATTGAAAGCCATGTGATTAGTATTTGGTTTAAAAGTTGAATTATGCTGTAAAATATTCCCAATTTTTTCACTCTTGTTTCTTACCAGCTTGAACTCTGGATCAATGCTCATTGCAACATTAATAAACTCTTTGTCCAAGAAAGGGACTCGAGCTTCTAAGCCCCAAGCAGATGTTGATTTGTTTGCCCTAAGGCAATCGTACATGTGCAGTGCCTTGATCTGCatccaacaaaagaaaaactccCTGTTATCTCTTTCCTTTCCAACTCCAGGTCCCAAGGGTAGGTAGCTAAACTAAATggaaattaattttaaaaaaatgacAGTACCTTTCTGCAAGTTTCGCGGTGAAACTCTTCCTTGTTGGGTGCTTTGTGGAAGTAGAGATATCCACCGAAAATCTCATCAGAGCCCTCACCAGAAATCACCATCTTGACCCCCAAAGACTTGATCTTACGTGACATAAGAAACATAGGGGTGCTGGCTCGAATAGTGGTAACATCGTATGTTTCAACATGGTATATAACTTCCTCTATGGCATCAATTCCATCCTATCACATGCCACATGCAAATGGTTTAGCATTTCAGCTACTGATTTACATAGAAGGAAAATGAAATTCTTTGGCTAAAACAAGTTTTGTATAGATACCTGAACAGTAAAATGAAACTCATGGTGAACTGTTCCTAAATAGTCTGCAACTTCTTTTCCAGCCTTCAAATCTGGGGAACCCTGTTAAGCATATAAAGAGACTAGTTTAGGAACCGAGAAGCGCCAATAAACCATACTGTAAATCTTCACCCTTAGTACTATAGATCTCACCTCCAATCCAACACAGAAAGAATGGAGTTGTGCTCCCCATTGCTTGGCCGCCTTTGTGCCTGCCAGGTGACGAGCAGTGATAGAGGCAACCAAAGATGAATCTAAGCCTCCAGATAGAAGAACTCCAAAAGGCACATCAGTCATCAGCCTTTTGATCACAGCCTGCAGGTATTACCCTCAACATGTAAGCTTAATTACAAATTTCTCGTGTTAATTACAAGTAACACAGCAACCTATCAAAAATAAATTCTAATATGAGTTGCAAGTGATGAAATTTACGCTTTCGAAGGCACGCCTCAGAACAAGAGGATCATATGGCGTGGATGGAATGGACTCTGTGAACCATTGGGGGTTGTACCACCTCTTTAGTCCACCTGTTTTGCTTGAGTACAGGTGACCGGGTGGAAAGGACTCGAAGTGTTCACAATCATCATTCAATCCTTTCAGTTCTGATGAAATCCAAATTGAGCCTGGattttgaaaaaaattaaaaagaatatttttttttttatatcacaCATACATATTCAAGACAAAACCAAAAGGAGCAATTGCATCAAAAACAGGGCTTTTGCTTATGAAATATACCATCAAGACTCCAGCCCATGTAGAGGGAAGTGATTCCAATCGCATCACGAGCAACAATGAAGCTGTTGTCCCGGGTATCCAGCAGCACAAAAGAGAACATGCCATCAAGCATGTCCACGAAGTTCTCCCCATACTCTTCATACTGAAACAGTAAAACAGGTAACAGAAACAGTTAGAACAATATTTTACTAATGCAACCAACATGTACATGTCCGTCACGCAAATTCAACATCTCAAAATTTGATCATCGTCAAAACCGATATAGAGGCTTAAACATAGATCAAGAAACACAATTAATACACAAGCACATGTCCACCATAGCAAAAAATCACCATCCCATAACTAGATCAAACTGATAGTGACATGCAAATGAattaagacttttttttttttttttggatcaccaaataaaacaaaattaagGCTTGATCGATCTTGCTTTTGGTTGTATCAAACAAGTTGGTACAAATCAGTGTGGAAAAAATCGTCTAGGTGCCTCACCAGATGGGCAATGACATCACAATCACTGCCGGTTCGGAACTTGTGATTCGGCAGACGCTTCCTCAGTTCTTCATGGTTGTAAATCTCTCCATTGACCTGATGGATTATCAGCACAGAGCCTTCATCAATAATTGAGTTCTTAACAGAAACCAAGGTAGAACCATACAAAATTA
It encodes:
- the LOC112165425 gene encoding asparagine synthetase [glutamine-hydrolyzing] isoform X1, which translates into the protein MCGILAVLGCSDDSQAKRVRVLELSRRLKHRGPDWSGLYQHGDCFLAHQRLAIIDPASGDQPLFNEDKSIVVTVNGEIYNHEELRKRLPNHKFRTGSDCDVIAHLYEEYGENFVDMLDGMFSFVLLDTRDNSFIVARDAIGITSLYMGWSLDGSIWISSELKGLNDDCEHFESFPPGHLYSSKTGGLKRWYNPQWFTESIPSTPYDPLVLRRAFESAVIKRLMTDVPFGVLLSGGLDSSLVASITARHLAGTKAAKQWGAQLHSFCVGLEGSPDLKAGKEVADYLGTVHHEFHFTVQDGIDAIEEVIYHVETYDVTTIRASTPMFLMSRKIKSLGVKMVISGEGSDEIFGGYLYFHKAPNKEEFHRETCRKIKALHMYDCLRANKSTSAWGLEARVPFLDKEFINVAMSIDPEFKLIKKDEGRIEKWVLRKAFDDEEKPYLPKHILYRQKEQFSDGVGYSWIDGLKAHAALHVNDKMMQNAAHIFPHNTPTTKEGYYYRMIFERFFPQNSARQTVPGGPSVACSTATAIEWDAEWSKNLDPSGRAALGVHNSAYENQAAVPSGLGPEIIENVPHMKTSAQGVAIAS
- the LOC112165425 gene encoding asparagine synthetase [glutamine-hydrolyzing] isoform X2 — its product is MCGILAVLGCSDDSQAKRVRVLELSRRLKHRGPDWSGLYQHGDCFLAHQRLAIIDPASGDQPLFNEDKSIVVTVNGEIYNHEELRKRLPNHKFRTGSDCDVIAHLYEEYGENFVDMLDGMFSFVLLDTRDNSFIVARDAIGITSLYMGWSLDGSIWISSELKGLNDDCEHFESFPPGHLYSSKTGGLKRWYNPQWFTESIPSTPYDPLVLRRAFESAVIKRLMTDVPFGVLLSGGLDSSLVASITARHLAGTKAAKQWGAQLHSFCVGLEGSPDLKAGKEVADYLGTVHHEFHFTVQDGIDAIEEVIYHVETYDVTTIRASTPMFLMSRKIKSLGVKMVISGEGSDEIFGGYLYFHKAPNKEEFHRETCRKIKALHMYDCLRANKSTSAWGLEARVPFLDKEFINVAMSIDPEFKLIKKDEGRIEKWVLRKAFDDEEKPYLPKHILYRQKEQFSDGVGYSWIDGLKAHAALHVNDKMMQNAAHIFPHNTPTTKEGYYYRMIFERFFPQADCPRRTKCGLQHSHGY